The nucleotide window AGGAAAAATCGCGGATTTACCCATGAAAGCAGGACTGATCAGAATCAGAATGATCGAGGAAGTAAGTCCGGTGGCCATGCCAGCGACAGCGCCCGTGGTGTTAAAACGTCGCCAGAAAAGGGAGAAAACAATGGCCGGGAGATTTGCCGAGGCCGCCACGGCAAAGGCTAGGCCGACGAGAAAAGCGACATTAGCCTTCTCCGTGAGAATAATGGCGATACCCATGGAAAGACCGCCGACAGCGAAGGAGGTGATGCGCGCGACTTTGACCTCTCGACCCGGAGCCTGCGGGCGGCCATGATGCAGGACATTTGTATAGAAATCATGAGCAAAGGATGTCGATGCACTGATGGTGAGTCCTGCGACCACAGCGAGAATCGTGGCGAAGGCCACTGCGGAAATAAAAGCAAAGAATATCTCGCCGCCCAAAGCCTGTGCGAGTAGAGGCGCACTCATATTCGTGCCGCCGTGTCCGGCAATAAAGTCTTTACCCAGGATCGTGGCCGCGCCAAATCCGAGGAATGTGGTGAGAATATAAAAGAGACCGATAATGATCATCGCCCACACGACGCTCACTCGCGCCGTTTTGGCATCAGGGACGGTGTAGAACCGGACGAGAATGTGCGGGAGCCCGGCCGTCCCAAAAAGCAATGCCATCCCCAGGGAAATCAAATCCAGAGCCCCATAGGGCGGCTTGAACTTGAGTCCGGGCTGGAGAAAGTTCTTCACCACCTCTGTCCCGGTCGTGGGGTCGGTGTAGGTGACGGTGGCGATCGCGTTAAAGAAATTTGCAAAGCTAAATCCGAAATGTCTCATCACCAAAATGCTCAGGAAGATCGTGCCACTCATCAGGAGCACGGCCTTTATGATCTGCACCCAGGTCGTCGCCAGCATCCCGCCGAAAACGACATAGATAATCATAATGAGTCCCACACTGACTACGGCGATATTAAAGGGGATGCCGGGCATGAGCAGCGAGACCAGTGCGCCCGCGCCGACCATTTGTGCGACCATGTAAAAGGTACTCACCGTGAGCGTGCTCAGCGCTGCCATAGCCCGCACAGGGCGCGCTTTGAGTCGATAGGCCAGCACATCGGCCATCGTGTATTTTCCTGCATTCCGGAGGGGCTCAGCCACAATCAGCAGTACCGTCAGGTACGCCACGAGCCAGCCTACTGAGTACATAAATCCGTCATAACCGAAGGCGGCGATCATGCCCGTAATGCCTAGAAAGGAGGCCGCACTCATATAATCACCTGCGACCGCCAGACCATTCTGCCAGCCCGTAATCGAGCGGCCAGCGGTGAAGTAGGCGCTCGACCCTTTGGACTTCCCCGCCGCCCAGTAGGTGACCCCCAGAGTGACCAAGACGAAAGCTAGAAACATCATGAGAGTAATAGTCATATTTTTGCTTTTTTTATCGGGGGGATACTGTGACGTTCTGCGAGGCGACTATCTCCGCGGCCATGGCGTCGAAGCGCGCCGATTTCCGGACATAAAGGTAGGCCAGGATCCATGCCATAAAAAACTGGGATAACGCAAAGAGATAAGCCAGATTTACATGTCCAATCACTGTCATTTCCATCAGCCGGGGGAAGTAACCGACCATGATGGGCAGGGCGAAATAGTAGAGCACAAAAAAGATCGTCGCCGGAATAATGAACCGCCTTTTGGCGGCAACGAGTGCTTGGAATTCTGGAGAGGCCGCAATTTGCGACCAGTCCGTGGCGGTGAGAGGATTTGATGGATCAGGGGGATTTGTATGATTCATAAAAAAGAAAAGTTTCCGAGTGACATGCGGTTTAACTCAAATTTTTCATTAGGGGAACTTAAAAATAAGCGGGTTTCACGGCACAAATTTGCGGAGGAACTCATAGGGAGCAATTTGCACCGCGAAGAAGACGAAAGGCACGAAGGGAAAAAAGGCCTGTCGGGCGAGTGTGTAGGGGGAGGGGGACCTTACCCCGTTGCCGCTCTGGAGCAATTTGCATCAGGAATAGAGAAAGAGACGTGACGTTCTTTTTTGCTTTAGCCCGGGGGAAGGGGAGTATCTGTGGGTGGCACAGTCGGCGCGTCGTATTGTCTATAGGAGAGATAGAAGTCCTCCACCTTTGCCCGTGCCCAAGGAGTTTTCCGCAGGAATTGCAGGCTGGATTTGATACTCGGGTCGAAATTAAAACAACGAATCCGGATGGCCTGCCCGAGCTCATCCCAGCCGTAGTGAGCGACGAGCTCGGTGAGAATCGTCTCCAGAGTGATACCGTGGAGTGGATCTCTCGATTTAAATTCGCTCATAGGGTTATATTTTTTTTTAAAAATTGCGGTTCTTGGTAGGCGTGGCAGTGAGCCCTAACGATACAAGCTCAGCACCCGAGCGTCCAGAGAGATTTGTTGCAGTGTTTAGCTAAACAAAACCGCTGTCGCGGCAGGGATGACATTTCTCAAATTCATGGGTGCTGGTATGGTAAAAGGGCTTCGGTCTGTGACGTCGGATGCTTCCGCATCGACCATTCTCTCCCTTCCATTAAAAGTTAGGGCTCCTGATACGATTTTCAAACTGTGCTGAGTGATAAACAAAGGGTGCTCTCTTCTCGTCTAAAAATGGACTCTCATGAGCAATAGCTCGAATGCTGGAGCTCGTAACCTCTGCCATCCTCACTCCGTTCAGCACGCACGTCCAAGAGTGCCCGACTCCAGTAACTGACGGAAGATAACCAGAAGAAATCTCCCTCGCGAATGCTGCTGGATCAATAAACGAATAAATCTCGACCGTCTTCTCGTGTGGTGCGCCTAGGCCAGTTCGAGGGTGGAGCAGGGTTCATCCTGGCTGGTGACCTGGGCTGAGACGTGCATGGCGCCGATAGTGCCGAGCATGGTGGAGACAGTCTGGAAGGCGAGCTCGGGGGAATTACAATCGCGGCTGAGGTGGCCGAGGTAGAGCTGGCGCAAATTGTCCGTGACGATTTCTTTGGTTAACTCAGCGGCGGCTTCATTTGAGAGGTGTCCGTGCCGGGAAAGGATCCGTTGTTTCACTGACCAAGGGCGTTTGGTGTCATTTTGGAGGAGCTTGAGGTCGTGGTTAGTTTCTAGGACAATGACATTTGACTGGCGGATACGTTCGATCACCAGCCGCGTGGCGTAACCGAGGTCGGTGAGGAAACCGATTTTACTTTTTCCGGCTGTGAGTGCGAAGCCGACGGGGTCGTAAGCATCATGGGGCACACTGAAAGTTTCGATCCCGATATCCCTGATCATAAAAGTGCTGCCGGTGGAAAAAATCTGATAATTTGTGAAGCCGTTGAGATTTCCGGCGATGGCTTCCTGAGTAAGGCGATTGCAATAAAGGGGGATTTTGTGGCGGTTACACAGGATATTGAGGCCTTGAGTATGGTCGGAATGCTCATGGGTAAGGATAACGGCGTTAATATCCTCGATTTTACGGCCGATTTTCTCGAGGCGCTGGGCAATTTGTTTGCCGCTAAAGCCGGCATCAATGAGGATTCGCGCCTGGTCTGTCTCCAGATAAGCGCAATTTCCGCTGCTGCCACTGCCAAGGATAGTAAATCGAACCATGATTTCACTATCAATTTCTTACGAATGAAAACAAGAGTTATCTTCTTGAATGTCATCCATTCCGGTAAATCCGGGCTCTATTTTTCGCCATGTGCCGCCACAAAGGCAAGGAATGGGGGTAATTAAGTGTTAACTTAAGTGGTGGTCGGGATCATGGCTACCACGGCATGCGGGGATTGTTTCGATATTGTCAAAAAGTTCATAAAAAATTGAAAACCAATAGATTACGATTTTTACTAAGCCTCTTGATGCTGTATCTAGAAAAAAAGGATTTGACGCAAATTGTGGCACTGAATAGATTGTCGCGCTCACTACAGGCAGTGAGCTTTATCCCCGTTGAATGGTGGTGATACTATTTTCGGACGTATACAAATATGATCTTTTTAGCTGATTTAACACAAGATGCACCGACGGTCTTTAATCTCAAGCAATTGGGTATCGAGATCACGAACTCCATGGTTTACACATGGGTGATCGCTATTGTGATTCTCTTGGTGCTGCGCCTGTCGACTAAAAAAATGCAAGAAATCCCGAGTGGTGCCCAGAATGCGGTGGAAGCTGTGGTGGAAGGTATCCAAAACTTTTTATCCACGATTCTAGACCCGAAAGTCGTGAAATGGTCGATGCCCATTATCGCCTCGTTTTTCATCTTTATTTTGACAGCAAATCTCATGGGCCTGCTGCCCGGAGTCGGGAGTATTCTGGTCAAGAGTCACGACCATCGTGAGATCGCTGATGTCCAGGCTGAAGAAGGCGCGTTAGATATACATATTACTCCTGGGCTTTTGCATGAAGAAAAGAGGCTCGAAAAGAAAGAGTCCGGATTTTTTGAAAAATTGCCTTTGTATGTTTCTTCTTCTAATCAAAATTACGTCCCCCTTTTCCGGCCACCGACGGCTGATGCGAATATGACGATCGCCATGGCTTTTGTGTTTTTTGTGATGAATCTCTATTGGGCGATCAGATTTAACGGTGTCTGGGGGTTTTTCGTTCACATGTTCGGGCCGAAAGGTGGGATGAAAGGTTTTCTGTTAGTTATGTTAGTGCCTATCTTTGCGGCTGTCGGTATCTTGGAGGTCATTTCGATCTTGATCCGCCCTGTGGCATTGTCCATGCGTCTTTATGGAAATATCTACGGGGGTGAAAGTGTCCTGACGATTATGCTCGGGATGTTGCCTTTTGGTCTGGCGGCGATCCCCTTTTATTTTCTGGAAGTGATTGTGGCAACGGTTCAAGCCTTAGTCTTTACGATTTTATGTGTCGCCTTTACGGCGACAATGTGTACCCACATCGACGACGGCAGTCATGGTAACGATCACGATCATGATGATGAAGGCGAAAAAGGTCGCGCAGGCGGGCATTAAACCCCCCCCTCCGACAAATAATAATAATTTTGTCTGCGATGACCATTGCCAACGAGTGTGGGTCGCGGCAGAAACAACTAATCAAGTAATAAAAAACAGGAAAAAAAATTATGAGCGCATTCTTAGCTGAAGTAGTGATTACAGGTGGACAATTGGCAATCGGTTTGATCGCCGCAGCCGCGGCCATTGCCGTCGGAATGATCGGGTCAAAAGGTGTCGAAGCCATTGGTCGGAACCCCGGTGCATTTGGTAACATTCTGGTTTTCGGTCTTTTGGGTATGGCTTTCGCTGAAGGTTTGGCGATTTTGGCTTATTTCGTTGTGAAATTCTAGTCACAGGCATTTCAGTACACATCAAGAAAAGGGACGATTCATATGGAACAACTCATAGATATATTGGGCATTTCATGGCCGAAACTCATCGGGCAGATTGTTGGTTTCGGTGTCGTTCTTTTTGTCCTCCAGAAATTTGGATTCAAGCCCGTCTTGGCAATGCTCGATCAGCGTCGTGAAAAGATCACTGAGGGAATTGCCAATGCGGAGCGTGTTAAAAAGGAACTGGCCAATGCCCAGACCAAAGCTCAAGAAATATTAGACCAGGCCGAAAAACTATCTCAGAAACACATCGAGGAAGCCCGCGAGGCCGCGACGCGTATCCTCACCGAGCAGACCCAAAAAGCTATCGCCCAGGCCGAAGCCATTATCAAGCAGGCTAAGGAAGCCTCCGTCCTCGACTATGAGCGTATGCAAGCTGAGTTAAAAAAAGAAATCGGGCGTCTCGTCGTGGAGACCACTGCCAAGGTGCTTTCAAAGACACTGGATGATAATGACCGCAAACGCCTCAATGACGAGGCAGTCAAAAATTTAATCGCATAACTTTTAGACCAGAATAGCCTATCCCGTATGAAAAACTCCCGTGAAGCACTCAAAGAAGGCAAGAAATTCTTGCGTGCCTGCACATCTGGAGACACTTTGGACGAGGTGAAAGCCTTGAATATCGTGAAGGCTTTGATTGAAAAGAAACCACCGGGCTTCCGTGATATCCTGAATGCTTTCACGCGCCTCTTGCGATTGGAGCTCCAGAAACGCAGCGTCTTAGTCGAGTCAGCAGCCGCATTAGACAAGGCGACTTTTGACCAGATCAAAGTAATCTTGGAAAAAAGTTACGGAAAGGGATTAGACTTTACGCAGAAAACTAATCCCGGACTTTTGGCCGGTATCAAAATCCGCGCCGGAAGTGATATTTATGACGGTTCGGTCGCCGGACGTCTCGAAAAACTTAAAGAATCATTTTAATCGCAAAAACAATTCGAGGAAAAATAAGATGAGCACTCTGTTACAGGATATTGAAACACAAATCGCCGGTTTAAAAGCCAGTGTCTCCCGCCAGAATGTCGGTACCGTTCGTGAGATCGGTGACGGTGTGGCCAAGATTGAAGGCTTGGGCGATTGTATGATGAATGAGATGATTGAATTTGATAACGGCACCATCGGGCTGGCATTGAACCTCGAAGAGACACAGGTCGGTGCGGTGATTATCGGTGATTACACCCACATTAAAGAAGGTTCCGAAGTCAAAACAACGGGCAAATTGCTCCAGGTCCCCGTGGGTAAAGGCCTCTTGGGACGTGTGGTGGATGCCCTCGGACGCCCGATTGACGGGAAGGGCCCAATCAAAAGCGACGTGACTTATCCTGTTGAAAAAATCGCCGCAGGCATCATCAAACGCAAAGGGGTGAACCAGCCTCTGCAAACTGGAATCATGGCTATCGACGCGATGATCCCGATCGGTCGCGGACAACGCGAGTTAATCATCGGAGACCGTGCCACTGGGAAAACAACGGTCGCGATAGACACCATTATTAATAATGCCAATATCAACCGGCAAAATCACGATACACCCGATTTCCGCCCGATTTATTCCATTTACGTGGCTGTCGGCCAGAAGAGCTCGAATATCGCCCGCATCGTCGGCATCTTAGAAGAAAAAGGTGCTCTTGAATATACGATCCTAGTCGTCGCCGGTGCTTCCGACTCCGCCACAAACCAATACCTCGCCCCGTTTGCCGGTTGCGCCGTGGGTGAATGGTTTATGGACAATGGAATGGATGCCTTGATCATTTTTGATGACCTTTCCAAACATGCCGCGGCTTACCGTCAGATTTCCCTCTTGCTGAAACGTCCCTCGGGCCGTGAAGCTTATCCCGGTGACGTTTTTTACCTGCACTCCCGTTTGCTTGAACGTTCCGCACGTTTGAATGAAAAGAACGGGAATGGTTCACTCACCGCACTTCCGATTATTGAAACACAAGCCGGTGACGTTTCTGCTTACATCCCGACGAATGTCATTTCGATTACCGACGGTCAGATATATTTGGAGACAGACCTTTTTTACCAAGGTGTGCGCCCTGCGATCAATGTCGGTCTGTCCGTC belongs to Verrucomicrobiota bacterium and includes:
- a CDS encoding sodium/solute symporter (Members of the Solute:Sodium Symporter (SSS), TC 2.A.21 as described in tcdb.org, catalyze solute:Na+ symport. Known solutes for members of the family include sugars, amino acids, nucleosides, inositols, vitamins, urea or anions, depending on the system.) codes for the protein MTITLMMFLAFVLVTLGVTYWAAGKSKGSSAYFTAGRSITGWQNGLAVAGDYMSAASFLGITGMIAAFGYDGFMYSVGWLVAYLTVLLIVAEPLRNAGKYTMADVLAYRLKARPVRAMAALSTLTVSTFYMVAQMVGAGALVSLLMPGIPFNIAVVSVGLIMIIYVVFGGMLATTWVQIIKAVLLMSGTIFLSILVMRHFGFSFANFFNAIATVTYTDPTTGTEVVKNFLQPGLKFKPPYGALDLISLGMALLFGTAGLPHILVRFYTVPDAKTARVSVVWAMIIIGLFYILTTFLGFGAATILGKDFIAGHGGTNMSAPLLAQALGGEIFFAFISAVAFATILAVVAGLTISASTSFAHDFYTNVLHHGRPQAPGREVKVARITSFAVGGLSMGIAIILTEKANVAFLVGLAFAVAASANLPAIVFSLFWRRFNTTGAVAGMATGLTSSIILILISPAFMGKSAIFP
- a CDS encoding DUF485 domain-containing protein, with the translated sequence MNHTNPPDPSNPLTATDWSQIAASPEFQALVAAKRRFIIPATIFFVLYYFALPIMVGYFPRLMEMTVIGHVNLAYLFALSQFFMAWILAYLYVRKSARFDAMAAEIVASQNVTVSPR
- a CDS encoding VF530 family protein, whose protein sequence is MSEFKSRDPLHGITLETILTELVAHYGWDELGQAIRIRCFNFDPSIKSSLQFLRKTPWARAKVEDFYLSYRQYDAPTVPPTDTPLPPG
- a CDS encoding MBL fold metallo-hydrolase, with product MVRFTILGSGSSGNCAYLETDQARILIDAGFSGKQIAQRLEKIGRKIEDINAVILTHEHSDHTQGLNILCNRHKIPLYCNRLTQEAIAGNLNGFTNYQIFSTGSTFMIRDIGIETFSVPHDAYDPVGFALTAGKSKIGFLTDLGYATRLVIERIRQSNVIVLETNHDLKLLQNDTKRPWSVKQRILSRHGHLSNEAAAELTKEIVTDNLRQLYLGHLSRDCNSPELAFQTVSTMLGTIGAMHVSAQVTSQDEPCSTLELA
- a CDS encoding F0F1 ATP synthase subunit A, which translates into the protein MIFLADLTQDAPTVFNLKQLGIEITNSMVYTWVIAIVILLVLRLSTKKMQEIPSGAQNAVEAVVEGIQNFLSTILDPKVVKWSMPIIASFFIFILTANLMGLLPGVGSILVKSHDHREIADVQAEEGALDIHITPGLLHEEKRLEKKESGFFEKLPLYVSSSNQNYVPLFRPPTADANMTIAMAFVFFVMNLYWAIRFNGVWGFFVHMFGPKGGMKGFLLVMLVPIFAAVGILEVISILIRPVALSMRLYGNIYGGESVLTIMLGMLPFGLAAIPFYFLEVIVATVQALVFTILCVAFTATMCTHIDDGSHGNDHDHDDEGEKGRAGGH
- a CDS encoding ATP synthase F0 subunit C — protein: MSAFLAEVVITGGQLAIGLIAAAAAIAVGMIGSKGVEAIGRNPGAFGNILVFGLLGMAFAEGLAILAYFVVKF
- the atpF gene encoding F0F1 ATP synthase subunit B, coding for MEQLIDILGISWPKLIGQIVGFGVVLFVLQKFGFKPVLAMLDQRREKITEGIANAERVKKELANAQTKAQEILDQAEKLSQKHIEEAREAATRILTEQTQKAIAQAEAIIKQAKEASVLDYERMQAELKKEIGRLVVETTAKVLSKTLDDNDRKRLNDEAVKNLIA
- the atpH gene encoding ATP synthase F1 subunit delta; this translates as MKNSREALKEGKKFLRACTSGDTLDEVKALNIVKALIEKKPPGFRDILNAFTRLLRLELQKRSVLVESAAALDKATFDQIKVILEKSYGKGLDFTQKTNPGLLAGIKIRAGSDIYDGSVAGRLEKLKESF
- the atpA gene encoding F0F1 ATP synthase subunit alpha, with the protein product MSTLLQDIETQIAGLKASVSRQNVGTVREIGDGVAKIEGLGDCMMNEMIEFDNGTIGLALNLEETQVGAVIIGDYTHIKEGSEVKTTGKLLQVPVGKGLLGRVVDALGRPIDGKGPIKSDVTYPVEKIAAGIIKRKGVNQPLQTGIMAIDAMIPIGRGQRELIIGDRATGKTTVAIDTIINNANINRQNHDTPDFRPIYSIYVAVGQKSSNIARIVGILEEKGALEYTILVVAGASDSATNQYLAPFAGCAVGEWFMDNGMDALIIFDDLSKHAAAYRQISLLLKRPSGREAYPGDVFYLHSRLLERSARLNEKNGNGSLTALPIIETQAGDVSAYIPTNVISITDGQIYLETDLFYQGVRPAINVGLSVSRVGSAAQIKAIKQVAGKIKGELAQFRELAAFAQFGSDLDAGTKAKLDRGSRIVELFKQTQYNPFTVELQSAILWTIQNGFLDDIAVDKIKDFQLKLTDYFMTRKAALLEAIRKEKAFNDTINADIKAAVTEFKSTYK